From Lagenorhynchus albirostris chromosome 15, mLagAlb1.1, whole genome shotgun sequence, one genomic window encodes:
- the THBD gene encoding thrombomodulin, with the protein MLRVLLLGMLAPAGLGLPAPPEPQPLGSQCVEHDCFALFRGPATFLAASRVCEQLRGHLMTVRSSVAADVISLLLSGDGGDGPRLWIGLQLPPGCGDPGHHEPLRGFQWVTGDNRTSYSRWARHHDDGTPLCGPLCVAVSAAGALAPGEPAWEELQCGAEADGFLCEFNFAASCRPLVVEPGAAAAAGVSVTYSTPFGARGADFQALPLGSSAAVMPLGVKLECAVPPAEAEARWGREAPGAWACSVEGGGCEHACNETAGASSCLCPTDTALQADGRSCAVPAEHPCHQLCEHFCVPGFPDAPTNYTCMCATGYRLAADQHRCEDVDDCTQVPSPCPQSCVNTKGGFQCHCFSGFDLVDGECVETVDPCFGTNCEYQCQPMGRTDYLCICAEGFVPIPHAPHRCQMFCNQTSCPADCDPNNLAICRCPDGYILDEGSVCTDINECNNGYCPGECRNLPGTYECICGPDTALFGQAGTDCDPIKVSGRDQGGDEEDGGSGALPGSPIPGATPRPSPPPAGPLHSGVLVGISIASLSLVVALLALLCHLRKKQGTSRAELEYKCGVPSKEVVLQRVKTERTPQKL; encoded by the coding sequence ATGCTCCGCGTCCTGCTCCTCGGCATGTTGGCCCCCGCCGGCCTGGGGCTCCCGGCGCCCCCGGAGCCGCAGCCCCTCGGCAGCCAGTGCGTCGAGCACGACTGCTTCGCGCTCTTCCGGGGTCCCGCGACTTTCCTCGCCGCCAGCCGGGTCTGCGAGCAGCTGCGGGGCCACCTGATGACCGTGCGCTCCTCGGTTGCAGCGGATGTCATCTCCCTGCTACTGAGTGGCGACGGCGGCGATGGCCCGCGGCTCTGGATCGGCCTGCAGCTCCCGCCCGGCTGCGGCGACCCGGGGCACCACGAGCCCTTGCGCGGCTTCCAGTGGGTTACGGGCGACAACCGCACCAGCTACAGCAGGTGGGCGCGGCATCACGACGACGGGACGCCCCTCTGCGGTCCGCTGTGCGTCGCCGTCTCGGCGGCCGGGGCTCTGGCACCGGGAGAGCCGGCCTGGGAGGAGCTGCAGTGCGGCGCGGAGGCCGACGGCTTCCTCTGCGAGTTCAACTTCGCCGCCTCCTGCCGGCCGCTGGTTGTGGAGCCCGGCGCCGCGGCGGCCGCCGGCGTCTCCGTCACCTACAGCACCCCGTTCGGGGCCCGCGGCGCGGACTTCCAAGCGCTGCCGCTGGGCAGCTCGGCCGCCGTGATGCCCCTCGGGGTGAAGCTGGAGTGCGCGGTGCCGCCCGCTGAGGCCGAGGCGCGCTGGGGCCGGGAGGCGCCGGGCGCCTGGGCCTGCAGTGTGGAGGGCGGCGGCTGCGAGCACGCGTGCAACGAGACCGCCGGGGCGTCGAGCTGCCTCTGCCCCACCGACACCGCCCTGCAGGCGGACGGGCGCTCCTGTGCGGTGCCGGCCGAGCACCCGTGCCACCAACTCTGCGAGCACTTCTGCGTCCCCGGCTTCCCCGACGCGCCCACCAACTACACGTGCATGTGCGCGACGGGCTACCGGCTGGCTGCGGACCAGCACCGGTGTGAGGACGTGGATGACTGCACGCAGGTGCCCAGTCCGTGCCCGCAGAGCTGTGTCAACACGAAGGGCGGCTTCCAGTGCCACTGCTTCTCCGGCTTCGACCTGGTGGACGGCGAGTGCGTGGAGACTGTGGACCCGTGCTTCGGCACTAACTGCGAGTACCAGTGCCAGCCCATGGGCAGAACTGACTACCTCTGCATCTGCGCCGAGGGCTTCGTGCCCATCCCCCACGCCCCGCACAGGTGCCAGATGTTCTGCAACCAGACTTCGTGCCCAGCCGACTGTGACCCCAACAACCTGGCGATCTGCCGGTGCCCCGACGGCTACATCCTGGACGAGGGCTCCGTGTGCACGGACATCAACGAGTGCAACAACGGCTACTGCCCTGGCGAGTGCCGCAACCTCCCCGGCACCTACGAGTGCATCTGCGGGCCCGACACGGCCCTCTTCGGCCAGGCTGGCACCGACTGTGACCCCATCAAGGTGAGCGGCCGCGACCAGGGCGGCGACGAGGAGGACGGCGGCTCTGGGGCGCTCCCGGGCAGCCCGATTCCCGGCGCCACCCCTCGCCCCTCGCCCCCGCCCGCGGGGCCTCTGCATTCGGGTGTGCTCGTCGGCATCTCCATCGCGAGCCTGTCTCTGGTCGTGGCGCTTTTGGCGCTCCTCTGCCACCTGCGCAAGAAGCAAGGCACCTCGCGGGCGGAGCTGGAGTACAAGTGCGGGGTCCCCTCCAAGGAGGTGGTACTGCAGCGCGTGAAGACCGAGCGGACGCCTCAGAAACTCTGA